One window from the genome of Magnolia sinica isolate HGM2019 chromosome 4, MsV1, whole genome shotgun sequence encodes:
- the LOC131244214 gene encoding uncharacterized protein LOC131244214, with the protein MAACTFDMKFVYVLAGWDGFASDARVLQNALTRRPNCFLVPQEKYFVVDAVYAHTPGFMAPYQDGFVEAVEDIADSGEEISPSPIDVTTAEEERAGSIVTERAREQWIKKRDDIADRMWNDSLPRTRQ; encoded by the exons ATGGCTGCCTGTACATTCGACATGAAATTCGTATATGTGCTAGCGGGTTGGGATGGGTTTGCCTCCGATGCTCGTGTCTTGCAAAATGCTTTAACTCGTCGACCTAATTGTTTTCTTGTGCCTCAAG aaaaatattttgTTGTCGATGCCGTATATGCCCATACTCCTGGATTTATGGCACCTTATCAAG ATGGGTTTGTTGAAGCAGTTGAGGATATTGCCGATAGTGGTGAGGAAATTTCGCCATCACCTATAGACGTCACTACTGCCGAAGAAGAGCGTGCAGGCTCTATTGTGACGGAGCGCGCGAGAGAGCAGTGGATAAAAAAGAGGGATGACATTGCGGACCGAATGTGGAATGACAGCCTTCCTCGGACCCGGCAGTAA